The following are encoded together in the Apodemus sylvaticus chromosome 11, mApoSyl1.1, whole genome shotgun sequence genome:
- the Klhl5 gene encoding kelch-like protein 5 isoform X4: MEPCSSDEFFQALNHAEQTFKKMENYLRHKQLCDVILVAGDRRIPAHRLVLSSVSDYFAAMFTNDVREARQEEIKMEGVEPNSLWSLIQYAYTGRLELKEDNIECLLSTACLLQLSQVVEACCKFLMKQLHPSNCLGIRSFADAQGCTDLHKVAHNYTMEHFMEVIRNQEFVLLPANEIAKLLASDDMNIPNEETILNALLTWVRHDLEQRRKDLSKLLAYIRLPLLAPQFLADMENNALFRDDIECQKLIMEAMKYHLLPERRPMLQSPRTKPRKSTVGTLFAVGGMDSTKGATSIEKYDLRTNLWTPVANMNGRRLQFGVAVLDDKLYVVGGRDGLKTLNTVECYNPKTKTWSVMPPMSTHRHGLGVAVLEGPMYAVGGHDGWSYLNTVERWDPQARQWNFVATMSTPRSTVGVAVLSGKLYAVGGRDGSSCLKSVECFDPHTNKWTLCAQMSKRRGGVGVTTWNGLLYAIGGHDAPTSNLTSRLSDCVERYDPKTDMWTAVASMSISRDAVGVCLLGDKLYAVGGYDGQTYLNIVEAYDPQTNEWTQVAPLCLGRAGACVVTVKI, encoded by the exons ATGGAGCCATGCTCATCAGATGAATTCTTTCAAGCCCTTAACCATGCagagcaaacatttaaaaaaatggaaaactactTGAGGCACAAGCAACTGTGTGACGTCATTTTAGTCGCTGGTGATCGCAGGATTCCAGCTCACAG ACTGGTGCTGTCTTCCGTCTCAGATTATTTCGCTGCTATGTTTACTAATGATGTCAGGGAGGcaagacaagaagaaataaaaatggaaggtgTGGAGCCGAATTCCTTGTGGTCCTTAATTCAGTACGCATACACAG GCCGACTTGAACTGAAGGAGGACAACATCGAGTGCTTGCTGTCCACGGCGTGCCTGCTGCAGCTCTCCCAGGTGGTGGAAGCCTGCTGCAAGTTCCTGATGAAGCAGCTCCACCCATCCAACTGCCTGGGCATCCGGTCCTTCGCAGACGCCCAGGGCTGCACAGACCtgcacaaggtggctcacaattacaccatg GAACATTTCATGGAAGTAATCAGAAACCAGGAATTTGTGTTACTCCCAGCCAATGAAATTGCCAAGCTCTTGGCCAGTGACGACATGAACATTCCTAACGAGGAGACCATACTGAATGCCCTTCTCACCTGGGTCCGGCACGATTTGGAGCAGAGGCGGAAAGACCTCAGTAAGCTCCTGGCTTACATTAGGCTGCCTCTCCTGGCGCCGCAG TTCCTGGCAGACATGGAAAACAACGCCCTTTTCCGGGATGACATAGAATGTCAGAAACTCATCATGGAAGCAATGAAGTACCATTTATTACCGGAGAGACGGCCCATGTTGCAGAGCCCTCGGACCAAGCCTCGGAAGTCAACTGTTGGCACGTTATTTGCAgttggaggaatggattcaacaAAAG GAGCAACGAGCATTGAGAAGTATGACCTCCGCACAAATCTGTGGACTCCTGTGGCAAACATGAACGGGAGGAGGCTACAGTTCGGCGTCGCCGTGTTAGATGACAAGCTGTACGTGGTCGGAGGGCGAGATGGACTGAAGACTCTCAACACTGTAGAGTGCtacaaccccaaaacaaaaacctggagCGTGATGCCGCCTATGTCCACACACAGGCACGGGCTTG GCGTGGCTGTACTGGAAGGCCCCATGTACGCAGTCGGAGGGCACGACGGCTGGAGCTATCTGAACACTGTGGAGCGATGGGACCCCCAGGCCCGCCAGTGGAATTTTGTTGCCACTATGTCCACCCCCAGGAGCACAGTAGGCGTGGCAGTACTAAGTGGAAA acTCTATGCAGTTGGTGGTCGTGATGGGAGTTCCTGCCTCAAGTCAGTAGAATGCTTTGATCCTCATACCAACAAATGGACACTATGTGCCCAGATGTCGAAAAGAAGAGGCGGGGTCGGAGTCACGACCTGGAATGGGCTGCTGTACGCCATTGGCGGGCACGATGCTCCCACATCCAACTTGACTTCCAGGCTCTCGGACTGTGTGGAGAG ATATGATCCCAAAACAGACATGTGGACTGCCGTGGCATCCATGAGCATTAGCAGAGACGCAGTGGGCGTCTGTTTGCTTGGTGACAAGCTGTATGCCGTCGGGGGTTATGATGGACAGACCTACCTGAACATAGTGGAGGCTTATGACCCCCAGACAAACGAATGGACacag GTTGCACCACTGTGTCTAGGAAGAGCCGGAGCATGTGTTGTGACTGTGAAGATATGA
- the Klhl5 gene encoding kelch-like protein 5 isoform X3 has translation MASTSDVPAFEFTAEGCGGAHWLERPEVDDGTSEEENESDSSSSRTSNSSQTLSSCQAMEPCSSDEFFQALNHAEQTFKKMENYLRHKQLCDVILVAGDRRIPAHRLVLSSVSDYFAAMFTNDVREARQEEIKMEGVEPNSLWSLIQYAYTGRLELKEDNIECLLSTACLLQLSQVVEACCKFLMKQLHPSNCLGIRSFADAQGCTDLHKVAHNYTMEHFMEVIRNQEFVLLPANEIAKLLASDDMNIPNEETILNALLTWVRHDLEQRRKDLSKLLAYIRLPLLAPQFLADMENNALFRDDIECQKLIMEAMKYHLLPERRPMLQSPRTKPRKSTVGTLFAVGGMDSTKGATSIEKYDLRTNLWTPVANMNGRRLQFGVAVLDDKLYVVGGRDGLKTLNTVECYNPKTKTWSVMPPMSTHRHGLGVAVLEGPMYAVGGHDGWSYLNTVERWDPQARQWNFVATMSTPRSTVGVAVLSGKLYAVGGRDGSSCLKSVECFDPHTNKWTLCAQMSKRRGGVGVTTWNGLLYAIGGHDAPTSNLTSRLSDCVERYDPKTDMWTAVASMSISRDAVGVCLLGDKLYAVGGYDGQTYLNIVEAYDPQTNEWTQVAPLCLGRAGACVVTVKI, from the exons GACTTCTAATAGCAGTCAGACATTGTCATCCTGCCAGGCTATGGAGCCATGCTCATCAGATGAATTCTTTCAAGCCCTTAACCATGCagagcaaacatttaaaaaaatggaaaactactTGAGGCACAAGCAACTGTGTGACGTCATTTTAGTCGCTGGTGATCGCAGGATTCCAGCTCACAG ACTGGTGCTGTCTTCCGTCTCAGATTATTTCGCTGCTATGTTTACTAATGATGTCAGGGAGGcaagacaagaagaaataaaaatggaaggtgTGGAGCCGAATTCCTTGTGGTCCTTAATTCAGTACGCATACACAG GCCGACTTGAACTGAAGGAGGACAACATCGAGTGCTTGCTGTCCACGGCGTGCCTGCTGCAGCTCTCCCAGGTGGTGGAAGCCTGCTGCAAGTTCCTGATGAAGCAGCTCCACCCATCCAACTGCCTGGGCATCCGGTCCTTCGCAGACGCCCAGGGCTGCACAGACCtgcacaaggtggctcacaattacaccatg GAACATTTCATGGAAGTAATCAGAAACCAGGAATTTGTGTTACTCCCAGCCAATGAAATTGCCAAGCTCTTGGCCAGTGACGACATGAACATTCCTAACGAGGAGACCATACTGAATGCCCTTCTCACCTGGGTCCGGCACGATTTGGAGCAGAGGCGGAAAGACCTCAGTAAGCTCCTGGCTTACATTAGGCTGCCTCTCCTGGCGCCGCAG TTCCTGGCAGACATGGAAAACAACGCCCTTTTCCGGGATGACATAGAATGTCAGAAACTCATCATGGAAGCAATGAAGTACCATTTATTACCGGAGAGACGGCCCATGTTGCAGAGCCCTCGGACCAAGCCTCGGAAGTCAACTGTTGGCACGTTATTTGCAgttggaggaatggattcaacaAAAG GAGCAACGAGCATTGAGAAGTATGACCTCCGCACAAATCTGTGGACTCCTGTGGCAAACATGAACGGGAGGAGGCTACAGTTCGGCGTCGCCGTGTTAGATGACAAGCTGTACGTGGTCGGAGGGCGAGATGGACTGAAGACTCTCAACACTGTAGAGTGCtacaaccccaaaacaaaaacctggagCGTGATGCCGCCTATGTCCACACACAGGCACGGGCTTG GCGTGGCTGTACTGGAAGGCCCCATGTACGCAGTCGGAGGGCACGACGGCTGGAGCTATCTGAACACTGTGGAGCGATGGGACCCCCAGGCCCGCCAGTGGAATTTTGTTGCCACTATGTCCACCCCCAGGAGCACAGTAGGCGTGGCAGTACTAAGTGGAAA acTCTATGCAGTTGGTGGTCGTGATGGGAGTTCCTGCCTCAAGTCAGTAGAATGCTTTGATCCTCATACCAACAAATGGACACTATGTGCCCAGATGTCGAAAAGAAGAGGCGGGGTCGGAGTCACGACCTGGAATGGGCTGCTGTACGCCATTGGCGGGCACGATGCTCCCACATCCAACTTGACTTCCAGGCTCTCGGACTGTGTGGAGAG ATATGATCCCAAAACAGACATGTGGACTGCCGTGGCATCCATGAGCATTAGCAGAGACGCAGTGGGCGTCTGTTTGCTTGGTGACAAGCTGTATGCCGTCGGGGGTTATGATGGACAGACCTACCTGAACATAGTGGAGGCTTATGACCCCCAGACAAACGAATGGACacag GTTGCACCACTGTGTCTAGGAAGAGCCGGAGCATGTGTTGTGACTGTGAAGATATGA